The DNA sequence GCCGTGCGACTTGCCGGTGCGGTGGTGAGCGAGCGACACCAGCGTGTTGAGCTCTTTGCGCAGGTCGCGCAGCTGGCCGTGGGTCGACGGGCGCGGCACCTCCCCGTTGGCGGTGCGCTTGGTCAGCTGTGCCTCCTGACGCTGGCGCAGCAGGTCCCGCATCGCCGCGGCGTCGAGCAGACCGGGGATGCCCAGGAAATCGAGCTCCTCGTCGCTGCCGGCCGGCGTGGCCGTGCCGAACGACGAGCCGTCGAAGATGACCTGGTCGAGTTCGGCGTCGGCGCCCAGGTACTCGATCTTGCGTTGCTCGTCGTCGCCCGGTTCGTCGCGTTTCTGCTCGGCCAGTTCAGCGTCGAGCGGGTCGTCGAGGCTCTCGCGGTGCGGTTTGCCCAGCACGTGGTTGCGTTGGGCCTCCATCTCGCTGGCCAGCAACAGCAGGTTGGGCACCGACGGCAGGAAGATGCTCGCGGTCTCGCCCGGCCGGCGGGAGCGGACGAACCGGCCGATCGCCTGCGCGAAGAACAGCGGCGTCGACGCACTGGTGGCATACACGCCGACCGAGAGCCGCGGCACGTCGACACCCTCGGAGACCATCCGCACCGCCACCAGCCAGCGGGACGTGCTCTCGGAGAACTGGGTGATCCGCAGTGAGGCGTCCTTGTCGTCGGAGAGCACCACGGTGGGCACCTCCCCGGTGATCTTGGTCAGCAGGTCGGCGTAGGCGCGGGCCGAGGACTGGTCGGAGGCGATGATCATGCCGCCGGCGTCGGGCACGTGCTGACGCTTCTGTTGGAGCCGTCGGTCGGCCGCCTGGATCACCGCAGGCATCCACTCGCCGGCCGGGTTGAGCGCCGTCTTCCAGGCCCGGGCGGTCTGTTCGGCGGTCAGCGGCTCACCCAGGCGGGCGGCGTGTTCCTCACCGGCGCTGTCGCGCCAGCGTGCCTCGCCGGAGTACGCCAGGAAAACCACCGGCCGCACCACCCCGTCGGCCAGCGCGTCGGCGTAACCGTAGGTGTGGTCGGCGGTGGAGTACTTGAAGCC is a window from the Mycolicibacterium poriferae genome containing:
- a CDS encoding DEAD/DEAH box helicase — its product is MSGASGAPAAQALRGWQRRALVKYLTAAPRDFLAVATPGAGKTTFALRIVSELLAERTVEAVTIVVPTEHLKIQWALAAARHGIALDPKFSNSNSQTSSEYHGVVVTYAQVASHPTRHRVRTENRKTLVVFDEIHHGGDAKTWGDAIREAFDDATRRLALTGTPFRSDDSAIPFVTYEEDAAGFKYSTADHTYGYADALADGVVRPVVFLAYSGEARWRDSAGEEHAARLGEPLTAEQTARAWKTALNPAGEWMPAVIQAADRRLQQKRQHVPDAGGMIIASDQSSARAYADLLTKITGEVPTVVLSDDKDASLRITQFSESTSRWLVAVRMVSEGVDVPRLSVGVYATSASTPLFFAQAIGRFVRSRRPGETASIFLPSVPNLLLLASEMEAQRNHVLGKPHRESLDDPLDAELAEQKRDEPGDDEQRKIEYLGADAELDQVIFDGSSFGTATPAGSDEELDFLGIPGLLDAAAMRDLLRQRQEAQLTKRTANGEVPRPSTHGQLRDLRKELNTLVSLAHHRTGKSHGQIHNELRRICGGPPVAAATSDQLKARIVAVRQLSQQG